In a single window of the archaeon BMS3Bbin15 genome:
- the ypeA gene encoding acetyltransferase YpeA: MLIIRKFTPADISDVYKVEVESFEDPYHPIFLMNLYELHGDMFFVAEWAGKIVGYIIARKVGDSGHIIAIAVAKNLRKEGIGRMLMETVEKILLRKGVREIWLEVRVSNKEAIGFYTRLGYSLAGVQEYYYADGEDALILKKHFY, from the coding sequence ATGTTGATTATAAGGAAATTCACACCAGCCGATATCTCAGATGTTTATAAGGTGGAAGTTGAGAGTTTCGAAGACCCGTATCATCCAATATTTCTTATGAATCTCTATGAGCTCCATGGCGACATGTTTTTTGTGGCAGAATGGGCGGGCAAAATTGTGGGCTATATTATTGCAAGAAAGGTAGGTGATAGCGGTCATATAATAGCAATAGCTGTGGCAAAAAATCTCAGAAAAGAGGGTATTGGCAGAATGCTTATGGAAACTGTTGAGAAAATACTTTTAAGAAAAGGAGTTAGAGAAATATGGCTTGAAGTCAGAGTTTCGAATAAAGAAGCTATTGGGTTCTACACCAGACTTGGCTACTCTCTGGCAGGTGTGCAGGAATATTACTATGCTGATGGAGAAGATGCACTTATTCTGAAAAAACACTTCTATTAA